The following DNA comes from Cedecea neteri.
CATATTGCTGAGGAAACGACCAAAGCTTTGCACTTTGATCTTGATATCGGATGACATACACATACCCCTTGTTGGTGTTCCGCGCTGAAAAGCAGCCCGAGGTTTATTGTTAACGTAGCGGCAGGGTCGCCGGCCTTATGCAGTAAAGTGACGCGAATCTGGCACTGAATCGTTAAGCTGTCCAGCAACCGCCTAATTATGTGAGTTAGATCACTAATACTCAGGGATCACCCATCCACATTGAGTGATATCGATCACATAATTGCAGTGTAAAAAAAGTACACCGTGGAATTTTTAACCCTGATTGACCTTTTAATGTGATAAACATCACATTTAATTATGACGCCTTTGTTATTTATTTGTGATCTAAATCACAAAGTATTTTTAGGCAGGTTAATCCTAATGTGATCCAGTTAAAATCTGGGCGTTGACAACAAACGGCGGGCAAGAAAAGGATGAAAGTAAATTACAGCGAAGCGGCTGGCAGAAAGCGCGGCGTTGAATGCCGCGCAGGAATGAAAAGTTAGTTATCTAAATCCGCGACAATGCCACGCGCCTGAGCAAACAGCTGCTGGTAATGGGCGTCGCTGTCGCCAATCCCCTCTTCCACGCCGATGGTATTATAGAGAAAGTCGATTTTTGCATCCTGAATGCCAAGGTAGCTCATTGAGCCGCTAATAAAGTCGGTCATGTTTTTTTCCCAACCGTACTTCACAAAACCGGCCTGTGAACCGCCGACCAACGCCACCCAGCGGATTTTCTTCCCGCCTAACTTACTGCCTGGCCCGTAGCCCAGACCGTTGTTCCACACGCGATCCAGGTAGCCTTTAAGCATCGCCGGGAAGCTGTACCACCACACCGGGAACACGATCACCATTGTGTCTTTATCTTCCAGTTCACCGAACAGGCGGTGAACTTCCGGGGAGTACTGCTTCTGCGGGTTGTTCCAGTCCGGCTCGTCTTCCACGCCCAGCGCCGGGTTAAAGCCGCTGCGGTACAAATCGAGAGAAGAGACATTAATGCCGCGCTCCGCCGCCTCGCCCTGAATTTCCTGTACCACCTGCGCGGTTAGCGATTCGCTGCGTGGGTGCGCCCAAACAATATACATATTCTCTGATTTCATGGAGTTATCTCAGTCAGTGGGGATGTGCGTTCACTTTACGACCGCTGGATAATTCTGTAAAACGTAGTATTTGAGATGAGTTAATGAAGGATTTTCACTAATGGCGCTGAATTTTACCGACTTCGCGACCTTTATCGCCGTGGCGCGGCACAAAAGCTTTCGCGCCGCCGGAGACGAGCTGGGGCTTTCTCCTTCGGCAATTAGCCACGGCATCAAGCAGCTCGAGCAGCGTCTGAAAATCCGGCTGTTCAACCGCACCACCCGCAGCGTTTCGCTAACCGAGGCTGGCAGCAACCTCTACGAGCGCCTGCGCCCGGCCTGCGACGAAATTAATACCATTCTCGATGAAGTGAACTCATTTCGTGACACGCCGATGGGCACCCTCAGAATTAACAGTTCGCGGCTGGCTTCACGCCTTGTGCTGATGCCGCTGGTCGCCGGGTTTACCGCCCGCTATCCCGACATTAAAGTCGAGGTGACCACCGACGACAGGC
Coding sequences within:
- a CDS encoding NAD(P)H oxidoreductase, which gives rise to MKSENMYIVWAHPRSESLTAQVVQEIQGEAAERGINVSSLDLYRSGFNPALGVEDEPDWNNPQKQYSPEVHRLFGELEDKDTMVIVFPVWWYSFPAMLKGYLDRVWNNGLGYGPGSKLGGKKIRWVALVGGSQAGFVKYGWEKNMTDFISGSMSYLGIQDAKIDFLYNTIGVEEGIGDSDAHYQQLFAQARGIVADLDN